A region of Roseobacter litoralis Och 149 DNA encodes the following proteins:
- a CDS encoding LysR family transcriptional regulator, producing MDTNHQSTQVRKPPDSHALLHEMIRSFTTLARTLNLSHAVKELGSTRQTLRRHIALLEESKGVELFTVKDRQYHLTDAGKRALPEAEEVLARGDAWLSGQSDVINGLQYLRHVEPDGWCHFQQQKPISEVFTSTGTILEEIMCAWTQAGGELEHEAFQAVRPYCTVSRRHEGNWLFTEVGDHSSFVTWFGWKVARSSIGSALAQMPGGDGFGRLVNYAYEEIEATRSVRLDHVFTLLPKGDEGIMTPISYERMLLGARYPDDSFAMITVVRRTYDVHINGVTHEMLRQMPEDMVM from the coding sequence ATGGACACCAATCATCAATCTACTCAGGTGCGAAAGCCGCCTGATAGCCATGCGCTGTTGCATGAGATGATCCGGTCGTTCACGACGCTTGCGCGGACGCTCAACCTTAGTCACGCGGTGAAAGAGCTTGGCAGCACCCGGCAGACCCTTCGCCGGCATATCGCGCTTTTGGAGGAATCCAAAGGCGTTGAATTGTTTACAGTAAAAGACCGTCAGTACCATTTGACCGACGCAGGTAAACGCGCTTTGCCGGAGGCTGAAGAGGTGCTAGCACGGGGCGATGCGTGGCTCTCCGGGCAGTCTGATGTGATAAATGGTCTTCAATATTTACGACATGTTGAGCCTGATGGATGGTGCCATTTTCAGCAGCAAAAGCCGATCAGTGAGGTGTTCACGTCAACCGGAACGATTCTCGAAGAAATAATGTGTGCGTGGACACAGGCGGGTGGTGAGCTCGAACACGAAGCGTTTCAGGCAGTAAGGCCCTATTGCACGGTATCGCGCCGCCATGAAGGAAACTGGCTTTTCACCGAAGTTGGAGACCATAGCTCGTTTGTGACCTGGTTCGGGTGGAAGGTTGCCCGATCCAGCATCGGCAGTGCTTTGGCGCAAATGCCGGGTGGTGACGGCTTTGGCCGGCTCGTCAACTATGCATACGAGGAAATCGAGGCGACTCGCTCCGTGCGACTCGATCACGTATTCACCCTCCTGCCGAAGGGGGATGAGGGTATAATGACGCCCATTTCTTATGAGCGGATGCTGTTGGGTGCGCGATATCCCGACGATAGCTTTGCCATGATTACGGTCGTTAGAAGAACTTATGATGTGCATATTAATGGAGTGACCCACGAAATGCTGCGTCAGATGCCGGAGGACATGGTGATGTAG
- a CDS encoding helix-turn-helix domain-containing protein, translating to MSHPVDAHVGRKLKQIRTMRRLSQTDVARELNLSFQQIQKYEIGSNRIAASRLYELSRIFDVPTSYFFEGLDAATKTTCERDPSMEIVTALANIRDDSVKSRIVTFIEDVSGVTVARQS from the coding sequence ATGTCACATCCAGTTGATGCACACGTTGGTCGCAAGCTTAAGCAGATCAGAACCATGCGCCGTTTGTCCCAGACAGATGTTGCCCGTGAGTTGAATCTGTCATTTCAGCAAATTCAGAAATACGAGATTGGCTCCAACAGAATCGCGGCAAGCCGTCTCTATGAACTGTCGCGCATTTTCGACGTCCCAACTTCCTATTTCTTCGAGGGACTGGATGCCGCAACAAAAACCACATGTGAGCGCGATCCCAGCATGGAAATCGTAACTGCATTGGCAAACATTCGTGACGACAGCGTGAAATCACGCATCGTTACGTTCATCGAAGACGTGTCCGGCGTGACAGTGGCACGACAGAGTTAA
- a CDS encoding acyl-CoA dehydrogenase family protein: MAHDGQDPSFHVTVLVDDLLKVTAAAVPPVEALLETAKARVRAKVSENGRVSGALIEQHQTAAHGLAWLATYAQSLRQMQKWAETLNAEGNFSETEQLIHQIAFGEYLWQIYGGIQMNQGEIVRLQDLGLDQSEMRGLMEPAVMTLTQSGNTQAARTRLAELMQEQSANTTVGASGLDEELEMIRDQFRRYAVEKVEPFAHEWHLKDELIPMEVIDELAEMGVFGLTIPEEYGGFGLSKASMCVVSEELSRGYIGVGSLGTRSEIAAELIIAGGTEAQKEKWLPRLASAETLPTAVFTEPNTGSDLGSLRTRAVKDGENYSITGNKTWITHATRTNVMTLLARTDPDTTDYRGLSMFLAEKTPGDDENPFPTDGMTGGEIEVLGYRGMKEYELAFDNFEVKGENLLGGEEGKGFKQLMETFESARIQTAARAVGVAQSALDIAMQYAQDRKQFGKSLIEFPRVSGKLAMMAVEIMIARQLTYFSAFEKDEGRRCDVEAGMAKLLGARVAWAAADNGLQIHGGNGFALEYKISRVLCDARILNIFEGAAEIQAQVIARRILG, translated from the coding sequence ATGGCCCATGACGGACAAGACCCTTCATTTCATGTGACAGTGCTGGTGGATGACCTGCTCAAGGTGACTGCCGCGGCTGTCCCGCCGGTTGAGGCACTGCTTGAGACAGCCAAGGCAAGGGTCAGGGCCAAGGTGAGCGAAAATGGCCGTGTCTCCGGCGCGCTGATCGAACAGCATCAGACAGCCGCGCATGGTCTGGCCTGGCTTGCAACCTATGCGCAATCGCTCAGGCAGATGCAAAAGTGGGCCGAAACACTCAACGCCGAAGGTAATTTCAGCGAGACGGAACAATTGATCCACCAGATCGCCTTTGGTGAATACCTCTGGCAGATCTATGGCGGCATCCAGATGAATCAGGGTGAGATCGTGCGACTGCAGGATCTTGGGCTTGATCAATCTGAAATGCGCGGCCTGATGGAACCCGCCGTGATGACCCTCACGCAATCGGGCAACACGCAGGCAGCGCGCACGCGGCTCGCCGAACTTATGCAGGAACAGTCTGCAAACACCACCGTCGGGGCTTCCGGCCTAGATGAAGAGCTGGAAATGATCCGCGATCAGTTCCGCCGCTACGCCGTCGAGAAAGTCGAACCCTTTGCCCACGAATGGCACCTCAAGGATGAGTTGATCCCGATGGAGGTTATCGACGAGTTGGCCGAGATGGGCGTTTTCGGTCTGACCATCCCCGAAGAATATGGCGGGTTCGGTCTGTCCAAAGCATCCATGTGCGTGGTTTCTGAGGAGCTGTCGCGCGGCTATATCGGCGTGGGATCCCTTGGAACGCGCTCCGAAATCGCAGCAGAACTCATCATCGCGGGCGGCACAGAAGCGCAGAAAGAGAAATGGCTGCCCCGCCTTGCCTCTGCTGAAACCTTGCCGACGGCAGTCTTTACCGAGCCGAACACCGGATCGGATCTGGGCAGCCTGCGCACACGCGCGGTGAAAGATGGCGAGAATTACAGCATCACCGGGAATAAAACGTGGATCACCCATGCGACCCGTACCAATGTCATGACGCTGCTGGCCCGCACAGACCCCGACACAACCGATTATCGCGGCCTGTCGATGTTTCTGGCGGAAAAAACCCCCGGTGATGATGAGAACCCCTTTCCAACCGATGGCATGACGGGCGGCGAGATCGAGGTGCTGGGGTATCGCGGGATGAAGGAATACGAACTCGCCTTCGACAACTTCGAGGTCAAGGGCGAAAACCTTTTAGGCGGCGAAGAGGGCAAGGGCTTCAAACAGCTGATGGAGACGTTTGAATCTGCGCGCATCCAGACCGCTGCCCGCGCCGTTGGTGTGGCGCAATCGGCCTTGGACATTGCCATGCAATATGCGCAGGATCGCAAACAGTTTGGCAAGTCACTGATCGAATTCCCCCGCGTTTCGGGCAAACTCGCCATGATGGCGGTCGAGATCATGATTGCGCGGCAGCTGACGTATTTTTCGGCCTTCGAAAAGGATGAAGGACGTCGTTGTGATGTTGAGGCCGGGATGGCAAAACTGCTGGGCGCACGGGTCGCATGGGCCGCGGCGGACAATGGGCTGCAAATCCATGGCGGGAATGGCTTTGCGCTTGAGTATAAAATCAGCCGCGTGCTCTGTGATGCCCGCATTCTGAACATTTTTGAGGGCGCGGCGGAAATTCAGGCGCAGGTCATCGCGCGCCGCATTCTCGGCTGA
- a CDS encoding TetR/AcrR family transcriptional regulator: MKHQRLNKQSWVDRGLAALVLKGPTALAAEPLARDLGTTKGSFYWHFKDVPDFQSAVVKHWQGQAFAKILTALEDTGSAEQRLRRFGKEILNDSHDPAMRAWARSDKAVAKAIAQVDTERLTYLTNLLRHLGIKNDDFAQSLLAALVGLPAVTTKTAAAKSFETMVDLVLALK; the protein is encoded by the coding sequence ATGAAACATCAGCGACTGAACAAACAATCATGGGTAGACAGAGGCCTTGCGGCACTGGTGCTAAAAGGGCCGACAGCTCTTGCAGCTGAACCGCTTGCGCGCGACCTTGGCACGACTAAGGGCTCATTCTACTGGCATTTCAAAGACGTACCGGATTTTCAATCGGCAGTGGTGAAACACTGGCAAGGTCAGGCTTTTGCCAAGATACTCACCGCCCTCGAAGACACAGGCAGCGCAGAGCAACGGTTGCGACGGTTCGGCAAGGAAATCCTCAATGATTCGCATGATCCTGCCATGCGCGCATGGGCCCGGTCCGATAAGGCTGTCGCCAAGGCAATTGCTCAGGTCGACACAGAACGTCTGACCTATCTGACCAACCTGCTGCGACATTTGGGCATCAAGAATGATGACTTTGCGCAAAGCTTGCTGGCAGCGCTCGTCGGCCTGCCTGCCGTGACGACTAAAACAGCGGCGGCCAAATCCTTTGAAACCATGGTCGATCTTGTTCTGGCGCTCAAGTGA
- a CDS encoding META domain-containing protein, translating to MRTTGAVLLALLAIGGCAKDETVAAYGGADKVWRVVEIDGVPFGENATLTFPASGQIAGDGPCNGYSAEMTAPYPWFDAGPILATKKLCPDAASETLYFEALENVSLSEVLRDTMILSTPEGRSIIFKAGG from the coding sequence GTGAGGACAACCGGAGCGGTCCTGCTCGCCCTATTGGCGATCGGTGGCTGCGCCAAGGATGAAACCGTGGCGGCCTACGGCGGCGCGGATAAAGTATGGCGCGTGGTCGAGATTGACGGCGTTCCCTTTGGCGAAAATGCTACATTGACGTTCCCAGCATCAGGTCAGATTGCCGGGGATGGGCCATGCAACGGATACAGTGCGGAAATGACAGCGCCTTATCCTTGGTTTGATGCCGGCCCGATACTGGCAACAAAGAAGCTGTGTCCAGATGCGGCATCCGAAACGCTGTACTTTGAAGCGCTTGAAAACGTGAGCTTATCCGAAGTTCTGCGCGACACGATGATCCTGTCCACGCCCGAGGGCCGCAGCATCATTTTCAAAGCCGGCGGCTGA